The region AGTCTGGGTGCCGGTGAAAGAGGCCACCTTTGAGTTTCAGCCTGGCTGGCCTGCGCTGACGCCGCTGGATATCAATCTGGATTTTGCCAACAACGGTCTGTGGATGTTTGCGCCGCAAACCTGGCTAGGTAAGGTGGCAGGCAAAAATATTAGTGCAGTCATTCCCGATTATGAAAAAGAGATGCTGCTTATTGATGGTGAACTGGATGGTTCAGGGCCTGAAGTGGGCAACTATTTTCATCAGACGCCGCTGAAATCCTCGCTGGGTACGGCACTGGATGAGCTGAAAATTGGCGGGCCGGTGAAAGGCACACTGCATCTGGATATTCCGCTTGTTGGTGATGATGTCCGCGCCAGTGGCGATATTACGCTAAACAATAACAGTCTGTACATCAAACCGTTGGATACCACGATTAAGAATCTCACGGGTAAGTTCCGCTATGAAAACGGCAATTTACGCAGTGAAACGCTACAGGCAAATTGGCTGAATCAGCCGATGGCAGTCAACTTCACAACAGAAGAGCAAGCGAAGGCTTTTTTGGTGAATGTAGGATTGCAGGGTGAGTGGCAACCCGCGCTATTGCCCGGTTTACCGGCATCGGCAAGCAAAGCGCTGTCCGGCACGGCAGGCTGGAAGAGTACGGTTGCTGTCAACCTGCCGCACTCGGGTAAAACCACCTACAATGTTGATGTACAGGCTGATTTAAACAAAGTAAGCAGTCACTTACCTAACCCGCTAACTAAGACAACTGGCGAGAGTTTACCTCTAGAGGTAAAAGCCAGCGGTGACTTAAATGGTTTTACTATGCAGGGACGGCTGGGTAAGGACAACCACTTCAATAGCCAATGGCTGCTGAAAGGCGATAACGTGACGCTGGCACGGGCAAGCTGGCAAAATGCGGCAACGGCAGCGCCTGAATTGCCAGAAGATGCCGCGCTGGTGCTCGATCTTCCGCCATTGGATGCTGAAAGCTGGCTGGGGCTTTTGCCATCTCTGCGTACCTCGGCGTCAGTGGAAGGGAAAAAAGCGCGGAGTTCTCTTCGTTTCCCTGAAGTGGTGACGCTGCGGACGTCCGAGCTGCAACTGTTGGGACAGCAGTGGCACGATCTGGAAATTACGCGCAAAAATACGCTTGGCGGCAGTGAAGTGCAGGCGAAAGGACGCGAAATTGACGGAACGGTTGCGATACCTAATCGTGGCATGTGGCGCAGCGACATCAATTATCTCTACTACAATCCTCAATGGAAAGGGAATGAAGCGACCAATCCGGTGGCTCTGGCGGAGAAAAAATCGCCGCTGAACGATCCGAGCATCAGCTTTGAAGACTGGCCGTCGCTGGCGGTGAACTGCCGCCAGTGCTGGATTATCGGGCAGAATATGGGGCGTATTCAGGGAACGCTACTACCAGAAAAGGAAAAACTAACGCTGACGGACGGCCTCATTGATACAGGTAAGGCTCGCCTGACGGTCAACGGTACCTGGCAGGAAAACGCAGAAGGCGTACGGACCGCGCTAAAAGGCCGTCTGACGGGGGAGAGTCTGGAGCAGAATGCTAACTGGTTTGGTGTCGATTCACCGCTGAAGGCCGGTTCTTTCGATGTGGATTACGATCTGTATTGGCGTGGTACACCTTGGGCGCCGGATATTGCCAGCCTGAGTGGGATATTGCACACACGCATTGGCAAAGGTGAAATTGCCGAAGTGGGCGCCGGTCAGGCAGGGCAACTGCTGCGTTTATTGAGCTTCGATGCGCTGATGCGTAAGCTGCGGTTTGATTTTAGCGATACGTTTGGTCGGGGGTTCTATTTCGACTCGATTCGCAGTACTGCATGGATTAAAGACGGCGTGCTGCATACTGATGATATGCTGATCGACGGGCTGGAGGCGGATATCGCGATGAAAGGCGATCTCGACCTCGCTAAGCGACAGGTCAATATGGAAGCAGTTATCGCCCCGGAAATTTCTGCGACGGTGGGTGTGGCGACCGCATTTGCTGTCAATCCGGTTATAGGGGCCGCGGTGTTTGCTGCCAGCAAAGTGCTGGCGCCGCTATGGAACAAGATTTCGCTGATTCGCTACCAGATTTCCGGTAGCCTCGATCAGCCAAAGATTCAGGAAGTGCTGCGTGAGCCGAACAAGAAGAAAGGCGAATAATGCCGTTAGGGCAGCGCAGTATACTCAGCCGATTATCTGATAAAGAGTGAAAAACTATGAGCCTTTCGTTTGTCAGTGAGCAGTTACTCACCGCCAATAAATTGAATCTTGACGATCTCGCCGCTGTGCTGGGGTCGCTTAATGAGCGTCGTCTGGACTATGCCGATCTCTATTTCCAGTCCAGCTACCATGAATCTTGGGTACTGGAAGATCGCATCATTAAAGACGGGTCTTACAATATCGATCAGGGCGTGGGTATCCGGGCGATTGACGGTGAAAAGACCGGGTTTGCGTATGCCGATCAGATCACGTTGAATGCATTACATCAGAGTGCGCAGGCAGCACGCAGTATTGTACGGGAACAGGGCACTGGAACGGCGCATACGTTGGGTGAAGTGTCACATCGTGCGCTCTATCCGACGTTGAATCCGCTGGATAGTCTGACGCGTGAGGATAAAATTGCACTGTTGCAACGTGCGGATACGGTTGCTCGTGCTGCGGATACGCGGGTGCAGGAAGTGTCAGCGAGCCTGACTGGCGTGTATGAACTGGTGCTGGTGGCTGCGACCGATGGCACGCTGGCGGCGGATGTGCGTCCACTGGTGCGTCTGTCAATCAGCGTGCTGGTTGAAGCTGAAGGTAAACGTGAGCGCGGTAGCAGCGGCGGCGGCACGCGTGGCGGCTATGCGTATTTCTGGGAAGTGACGGACGGCGAACCGCGCGTCGATGCGTGGGCGAAAGAAGCTGTGCGCATGGCGCTGGTTAACCTGTCGGCGGTGGCCGCACCCGCAGGGCCGATGCCTGTAGTGCTAGGCGCAGGCTGGCCGGGCGTGTTGCTGCATGAAGCGGTGGGTCACGGCTTGGAAGGTGATTTTAACCGTCGCGGTACGTCAGTGTTCAGCGGGCAGATGGGTAAACTCGTCGCGTCAGAGCTGTGTACGGTGGTGGACGATGGCACGTTGAGCGGACGTCGCGGCTCTCTCTCAATGGACGATGAAGGCGTTCCGGGGCAGTACAATGTCCTGATTGAAAACGGTATTCTTAAAGGCTACATGCAAGACAAGCTGAATGCTCGCCTGATGGGCGTTGCGCCGACGGGCAACGGTCGCCGCGAATCTTATGCGCATCTGCCGATGCCGCGTATGACCAACACCTATATGCTGGCTGGCAAATCCACGCCGGAGGAGATTATCTCCAGCGTCGAATATGGCCTGTATGCGCCAAACTTTGGCGGGGGTCAGGTGGATATCACCTCTGGCAAGTTCGTCTTCTCGACGTCCGAAGCGTACCTGATCGAAAAAGGTCGTATCACCACGCCAGTCAAAGGTGCGACGCTGATTGGCTCTGGCATTGAAGCGATGCAACAGATCTCTATGGTCGGCAACGATCTAGAGTTGGATAAAGGCGTCGGTGTGTGTGGTAAAGAAGGGCAAAGCCTGCCAGTCGGCGTGGGTCAGCCTACGCTGAAGCTGGAAAGCCTGACCGTTGGCGGCACGGCGTAGTTTGCTCTGATCCTCCTTTAAAACCGCGCTTTATGAGCGCGGTTTTTTTCTTGGGTTGTGAGGTAATGGAGTAAAAAATCAGGAAACCGCGGCAATAATCGACTTGAGCTGCTGGATGTGTATTTCATCTCGCTGTACCAAGACGTCTTCCTTAATTTTGAGAACAATGCCTTTTAACAGGTCTGTTGTGCTGGAGATGTTTGTCGCGGCTTTTAGTTCGTCGATGTCTGCCGCGACATGTCTGCCTTTAAGAGAAAGACGTTTCTCGGATTTTCCTTTTGCCAAATCACTTTGCAGAAAACGCGGGATATCTTGTGCTGCTATGCGGTCGGCCGCCAGTGTATGAAGATAGTATTTCATCAGAGTGGGAATAAAATCGGGCTCGCCACCTAATTCGCAACTTGCCAGATTCAGGATGTCTATCATGTGCGCAGGGACTCTGCTTTCCAGCGCCTTACGCTGTACATCCAGCGCTTTCTTAATCATGGGCGTAGACTGATGGGGAATGGTGGCAACATTCCCGCAGCGATTGCAAACGCCAACCAAAACCTGTCTCACCACGCCACTGTTGTCGCTGAATGGGACGTCTTTAAGCTGAAATGTCGCAGTTTCAAGTGACTGGCATGTGTTACAGATAATGGACTGTGTATCGCCGACTTTGAAAATTTTCATGTCATCGCCTCAATGGTGGACGCTAATAAAGACACAATCCGGCTCGGTAAAATACCATTTGATATACCACGGTATTCCCCGATGGCGGCAACGGATGATATGAACATCAATATGCGCTGCAAAATGATGGGGTGAAGACGCGTAGGATGTCCCCGCAGATTGATAAATAATATCAATGAGTTCTGTTATTGATGCTTGCCCAGTTGCCAGCAAGTTCTTCGTACTGATGTTCCCTCTGGCTTCATGCAACACATTACCCGACTGCAAACAGACAATAAGCTGCTTTTTGGCATCCTTGAATCCCATCCCTTCACCCATATTGTACGAATTTATTCGTACGTCATCCATGTGATTTTTACTTTCTTGAACGAAAGAAAGAGGTATAACGCACGAATGGTGGTATGGGGATGTGTTTTGTATGAAAGAGGGAAACGCCTCGCATTTTCCTCTTTGCACAACCTATTTTTTTTCCTCGCCATGGTCTTGCCGATAGCCTTGATACGTCAGGGCGACGTTTTTGAAGTATTCCGTCATGTAGTTAATGCAGACCTGTACTTTTAGCGGCAGGTTGTCTTTGCGAGTGTAGAGCGCGTAGACCGGGCGCGGGTCGGAGTGGTAGCGATTGAACAGAATCTCGATTTCGCCGCGCTTGATCTCGTCCACGATCCACATCAGCGGAACGTATGCGATGCCCGCTCCGGCCTTGAGCCAGCGTACCAGCGTTTGTGGGTCGTTAGTGACAAAACGCCCTTGTGGCGTGACGCGGGTCGAAATGCCTTCCGGTGCGATTAGTTCAAATTCGCTGTCGGGCCGTACGCTGTATTCCAACCAGGAAAAGTTCACCATATCTGCTGGCTTATCCGGTGTGCCGTGCTGCGCCAGATAGCTTTTCGCGGCGCAAACTACCATCGGCATCGAACCTAAGCGTTTCGAAAACAGGCTGGAATCCTGTAGCGCACCGACGCGAATGACGATATCCAATCCGTCGGCAATCAGGTCGGGAGCGGGAATCCCGGTGACCAGATTGACGGACAAACCGGGATATTCCTTCAACATCTCCGCAGTCATAGTGGACAACACATTCTGTGCCATGGTGGACGAACTACCAATGCGCAGCGTGCCGATCGGCGTGTTGTTGAAGGCATAAAGCTGTTCATGAACCTCATGTGCTTCATGCAGCATGCGACGGCAGCCGTGATAGTAAATCTTCCCCGCCTCCGTCAGCCCAATACTGCGCGTACTGCGGTTAAGCAGCTTAATTTGTAGTTCATCTTCAAGCTTGGTGACGGTCTGGCTGACGGCGGATACGCTCATCTGCAACTGGCGAGCGGCGGCGGTAAAAGAACCAAATTCCACCACGCGGGCAAATACCGACATACTCTTTAGTCTTTCCATTATTCACTCTGGCTTAAAAGTGATTTAGATCACACTATGTAGATAAGGTGATAATAAGCAGCCATAATATAGCCTATCCGGTGGTGCCGGGTGGAACATTGTCTGCTCAGGGTCCTCAATGATTATAATTATTTACTCAATATAAGTAATACGCTGATTTCCCATCGTTAGTCATCGCTACTCATCAGTTTAACGCTATCTCATTCGCTGGCAGCCAGCCTGCGGGATGAAGCGCTTTTGTCTATGCTGAACGTCAGTATCAGACAACATAATTTACCATCCGGTAGCGAACCTGCGCGCTACCGCTA is a window of Pectobacterium punjabense DNA encoding:
- the yhdP gene encoding AsmA2 domain-containing protein YhdP, which encodes MRRLPGILVITGATLVVMVALLVSGLRLVLPQLDHFRPQLVTWAQSAAGVPLEIGSMTGRWESFGPTLEIEKFRTSLPESDWQVERITLALDVWQSLLHGRWQFRDLTFHQLKLDLNSQFNGQKQDSKLMESGKVSDLFLRQFDHFDLRDSQITFLTPSGSRAELSIPQLTWLNSDKRHRAEGLISLSSFNGQHGVVQMRMDLHDERGLLGNGTFYLQADNIDMKPWLSRWMKSNTGLESADFSLAAWLNVRDGGIHSGDVLLNQGTASWGEGSDAHRLNVDDMTLHVSRQENGWQVEVPELNLATDGIAWPKGRLSALWLPKNEHMLGPDRQEELRIRASNLALERVSTLLPLLSGTTPALKAHWDELQPKGTLNAVAVDIPLQQPERSRFHANWQDVSWKQWKLLPGVDHFSGSARGSAERGQVSVALKQSTLPYVDMFRAPLEIKQASGTIDWRDDDQGLALWSHGLDVQAKSLWANGDFRYEQPTKQEPKLDILAGIRLTDAADAWRYYPELFMGTELVDYLSGALKGGRVDNATLIFAGNPQHFPFMHNEGQFEVWVPVKEATFEFQPGWPALTPLDINLDFANNGLWMFAPQTWLGKVAGKNISAVIPDYEKEMLLIDGELDGSGPEVGNYFHQTPLKSSLGTALDELKIGGPVKGTLHLDIPLVGDDVRASGDITLNNNSLYIKPLDTTIKNLTGKFRYENGNLRSETLQANWLNQPMAVNFTTEEQAKAFLVNVGLQGEWQPALLPGLPASASKALSGTAGWKSTVAVNLPHSGKTTYNVDVQADLNKVSSHLPNPLTKTTGESLPLEVKASGDLNGFTMQGRLGKDNHFNSQWLLKGDNVTLARASWQNAATAAPELPEDAALVLDLPPLDAESWLGLLPSLRTSASVEGKKARSSLRFPEVVTLRTSELQLLGQQWHDLEITRKNTLGGSEVQAKGREIDGTVAIPNRGMWRSDINYLYYNPQWKGNEATNPVALAEKKSPLNDPSISFEDWPSLAVNCRQCWIIGQNMGRIQGTLLPEKEKLTLTDGLIDTGKARLTVNGTWQENAEGVRTALKGRLTGESLEQNANWFGVDSPLKAGSFDVDYDLYWRGTPWAPDIASLSGILHTRIGKGEIAEVGAGQAGQLLRLLSFDALMRKLRFDFSDTFGRGFYFDSIRSTAWIKDGVLHTDDMLIDGLEADIAMKGDLDLAKRQVNMEAVIAPEISATVGVATAFAVNPVIGAAVFAASKVLAPLWNKISLIRYQISGSLDQPKIQEVLREPNKKKGE
- the tldD gene encoding metalloprotease TldD, with protein sequence MSLSFVSEQLLTANKLNLDDLAAVLGSLNERRLDYADLYFQSSYHESWVLEDRIIKDGSYNIDQGVGIRAIDGEKTGFAYADQITLNALHQSAQAARSIVREQGTGTAHTLGEVSHRALYPTLNPLDSLTREDKIALLQRADTVARAADTRVQEVSASLTGVYELVLVAATDGTLAADVRPLVRLSISVLVEAEGKRERGSSGGGTRGGYAYFWEVTDGEPRVDAWAKEAVRMALVNLSAVAAPAGPMPVVLGAGWPGVLLHEAVGHGLEGDFNRRGTSVFSGQMGKLVASELCTVVDDGTLSGRRGSLSMDDEGVPGQYNVLIENGILKGYMQDKLNARLMGVAPTGNGRRESYAHLPMPRMTNTYMLAGKSTPEEIISSVEYGLYAPNFGGGQVDITSGKFVFSTSEAYLIEKGRITTPVKGATLIGSGIEAMQQISMVGNDLELDKGVGVCGKEGQSLPVGVGQPTLKLESLTVGGTA
- the aaeR gene encoding HTH-type transcriptional activator AaeR, whose product is MERLKSMSVFARVVEFGSFTAAARQLQMSVSAVSQTVTKLEDELQIKLLNRSTRSIGLTEAGKIYYHGCRRMLHEAHEVHEQLYAFNNTPIGTLRIGSSSTMAQNVLSTMTAEMLKEYPGLSVNLVTGIPAPDLIADGLDIVIRVGALQDSSLFSKRLGSMPMVVCAAKSYLAQHGTPDKPADMVNFSWLEYSVRPDSEFELIAPEGISTRVTPQGRFVTNDPQTLVRWLKAGAGIAYVPLMWIVDEIKRGEIEILFNRYHSDPRPVYALYTRKDNLPLKVQVCINYMTEYFKNVALTYQGYRQDHGEEKK